The following proteins come from a genomic window of Sinorhizobium fredii NGR234:
- a CDS encoding adenylate/guanylate cyclase domain-containing protein — translation MYRPKLAQVVVVLVMLSVLSTAALIHLIWQRAAGENIEEIVASLDAQTAGSVRNDLSRTLTLVSSTSEIVRSILFQGAISANDEVKREFLFLSLLREQPAIAWIGFGFPDGGFFGSHATADGRIEMVEIGAAKAGEVRPLRRDLYRPIPGDIFFEERIKAESAYVALGAPWYRLGKETGEPVWTVTNVLPNGFEPAMVLSKRVVTFGRFTGVVMVAVSLRRLSETLQALELPALGKAFVLDERGQVLATSQPSDGVMAAHFSDFPASDAVTTAAAKAVAANKVDAFRAVVPNALLGPILVSSSRLPFENWRLVTATPRSTFAGGIDKNIRRIAVVVLAMAALAAATAVGFANFLFARPLARLAEQLRAVERFSLESIRHHPTFLGELNDLSQALKRMAGGLSAFARYMPLDVVRPLIEGGTEPKPGGELCEVTVMFADLPGFTELTERLGPGVEPHLTRFLTIAVAAIHAEGGTVDKFIGDAVMAIWNAPGKQADHAARACRAAVAIRTAMHDEPPIAAGENAIRVRIGINTGTALIGNIGSAERLSYTAIGDMVNLASRLVNVAKERGVEIVISDATMRELGAEPITRPLGLATVRGKVKPVGVHTIDQLKVRSAGGSDGNGDYDGGDARVPATQALRR, via the coding sequence ATGTATCGCCCGAAGCTCGCCCAGGTCGTCGTCGTTCTCGTCATGCTATCGGTGCTCTCCACTGCGGCGCTAATCCATCTCATCTGGCAGCGGGCTGCCGGCGAGAACATCGAGGAGATCGTCGCCAGCCTCGATGCACAGACAGCGGGGTCCGTCAGGAACGACCTGTCCCGGACGCTGACGCTCGTATCGAGCACTAGCGAAATTGTCCGCTCCATACTTTTCCAGGGTGCAATCAGCGCCAATGATGAGGTCAAACGCGAGTTCCTGTTCTTGTCACTGCTGCGCGAGCAGCCGGCGATCGCCTGGATCGGCTTCGGTTTTCCGGATGGCGGCTTTTTCGGGTCGCATGCGACCGCTGACGGCCGGATCGAAATGGTCGAAATCGGCGCTGCGAAAGCCGGCGAGGTCCGTCCGCTGCGGCGCGATCTCTACCGACCGATCCCGGGCGACATCTTTTTCGAGGAGCGCATCAAGGCGGAGAGCGCCTATGTGGCACTCGGCGCCCCCTGGTATCGGCTGGGCAAGGAAACCGGAGAGCCCGTCTGGACGGTCACCAATGTACTGCCGAACGGTTTCGAGCCCGCGATGGTGCTGTCGAAGCGAGTCGTGACCTTCGGGCGGTTCACTGGCGTGGTGATGGTGGCCGTGAGTCTCCGACGCCTTTCCGAGACCCTGCAGGCGCTCGAGCTACCGGCGCTCGGCAAAGCCTTCGTTCTTGACGAGCGCGGGCAGGTACTTGCGACATCGCAACCCTCCGACGGCGTGATGGCGGCGCATTTTTCCGACTTTCCGGCCTCCGATGCGGTGACGACGGCCGCCGCCAAGGCCGTCGCGGCCAATAAGGTCGACGCGTTCCGCGCCGTAGTGCCAAATGCTTTGCTCGGGCCCATCCTCGTGTCCTCGTCGCGCCTGCCATTCGAGAACTGGCGCTTGGTTACCGCCACCCCGCGCTCGACCTTCGCGGGCGGTATCGACAAGAATATCCGCCGCATAGCCGTAGTCGTGCTCGCCATGGCCGCGCTTGCCGCAGCCACTGCCGTCGGCTTTGCAAATTTCCTCTTCGCCCGGCCGCTCGCCCGGCTGGCGGAGCAACTGCGTGCGGTCGAGCGATTCTCGCTGGAAAGCATCCGCCATCACCCGACCTTCCTCGGCGAACTCAACGATTTGTCCCAGGCGTTGAAGCGGATGGCGGGGGGGCTTTCGGCCTTCGCCCGTTACATGCCGCTCGACGTCGTGCGACCGCTCATCGAAGGCGGCACCGAGCCGAAGCCCGGCGGCGAGCTCTGTGAAGTGACGGTCATGTTCGCCGACCTGCCCGGCTTCACCGAGTTGACGGAGAGGCTCGGGCCCGGCGTCGAGCCGCATCTTACGCGCTTCCTGACGATCGCGGTCGCAGCTATCCATGCCGAGGGAGGCACTGTCGACAAGTTCATAGGGGATGCCGTCATGGCGATCTGGAACGCTCCGGGCAAGCAGGCGGACCATGCCGCCCGCGCCTGCCGCGCGGCTGTCGCGATCCGGACGGCGATGCATGACGAGCCGCCAATTGCGGCCGGCGAGAATGCGATCCGCGTGCGCATCGGTATCAACACCGGCACGGCGCTGATCGGCAATATCGGCTCCGCTGAGAGACTGAGCTACACCGCCATCGGCGACATGGTCAATCTCGCGAGCCGGCTGGTGAACGTGGCCAAGGAGCGCGGCGTCGAAATCGTGATCAGCGACGCGACCATGCGCGAGCTGGGGGCAGAGCCGATAACGAGACCGCTCGGACTTGCGACGGTCC
- a CDS encoding NAD(P)/FAD-dependent oxidoreductase has protein sequence MSVTPVQSGSVPGKTAAGTDQTKHRPHVVILGAGFGGLNAAVALHRAPVEVTVIDRRNYHLFQPLLYQVATAGLSPAQIAMPIRRILSRQSNATVLMDKVEALDTAARCVVTVSRRIPYDYLIVATGARHTYFGNDDWADHAPGLKTITDATAIRARILSAFERAEVTDDPCLRHKLLTFIVVGGGPTGVELAGAIAELARRTIVRDFRRIDSSSARVVLVEAGERILPAMPCCLSRKAQRQLEGLGVEVLLGNAVASCDDSGVRLADGTEIGSACILWAAGVMASRAGKWIGAAADRAGRVIVDERLNPPGHSEIFVIGDTASVTGADGRPVPGVAPAAKQMGRYAARMILGDIAGRPSAPFRYRDYGNLATIGRKAAVADFRRARLSGYAAWLVWNFAHLWFLVGFRNRLMVFLDWAVAYLRNDRAARLITGQHEA, from the coding sequence GTCATTCTCGGTGCCGGCTTCGGCGGCCTGAACGCGGCGGTGGCGCTCCATCGCGCGCCGGTCGAAGTCACCGTCATCGACCGGCGAAACTATCACCTGTTCCAGCCTCTGCTTTACCAGGTAGCGACCGCGGGGCTCTCGCCGGCGCAGATTGCCATGCCGATACGCCGCATTCTTTCGCGGCAATCGAATGCCACGGTCCTGATGGACAAGGTCGAGGCTCTCGACACCGCCGCGCGATGCGTCGTGACCGTCAGCCGGCGCATCCCCTATGACTACCTGATCGTCGCGACCGGCGCCCGCCATACTTATTTCGGCAACGACGACTGGGCGGACCACGCCCCGGGCCTGAAGACAATCACGGATGCGACGGCGATCCGCGCCCGCATCCTCTCAGCCTTCGAACGGGCGGAGGTGACCGATGACCCTTGTTTGCGTCACAAGTTGTTGACCTTCATTGTCGTCGGCGGCGGACCAACCGGCGTCGAACTCGCCGGTGCGATAGCCGAGCTCGCCCGAAGGACGATCGTTCGCGATTTTCGGCGCATTGACTCATCCTCTGCTCGCGTGGTGCTTGTCGAGGCGGGTGAGCGAATCTTGCCAGCTATGCCGTGCTGCCTTTCGAGGAAGGCCCAGAGGCAACTCGAAGGGCTTGGCGTCGAGGTCCTGCTCGGTAATGCCGTCGCTTCCTGCGACGATAGCGGTGTGCGGCTCGCTGACGGAACTGAAATCGGTTCCGCCTGCATTCTTTGGGCCGCCGGCGTCATGGCTTCACGTGCCGGCAAGTGGATCGGTGCGGCGGCCGACCGCGCGGGGCGGGTCATCGTCGACGAGCGCCTTAATCCGCCAGGCCACAGCGAAATATTCGTCATTGGTGATACGGCTTCGGTGACCGGTGCTGACGGACGTCCCGTACCGGGCGTGGCGCCGGCAGCCAAACAGATGGGGCGCTACGCGGCTCGCATGATTCTCGGCGACATCGCTGGGCGGCCATCGGCGCCTTTTCGCTACCGTGACTACGGGAATCTCGCCACCATCGGGCGCAAGGCAGCCGTTGCGGATTTCCGCCGGGCCAGACTTTCTGGCTATGCCGCGTGGCTCGTCTGGAACTTCGCCCACCTCTGGTTTCTCGTCGGCTTCCGTAATCGCCTCATGGTGTTTCTCGACTGGGCGGTCGCCTATCTCCGCAACGATCGCGCCGCGCGGCTGATTACCGGTCAACATGAGGCCTAG